One genomic window of Maribacter aquivivus includes the following:
- the uvrC gene encoding excinuclease ABC subunit UvrC, which produces MTEIPINIQLSALPTGPGVYQFYDSNDGILYVGKAKNLKKRVSSYFNKNHEYGKTRVLVKKIRSIKHIVVPTESDALLLENNLIKELRPRYNVLLKDDKSYPWLCLKNERFPRFFPTRRVIKDGSEYFGPYTSMKTVRVLLDLIKSVYPLRTCNYDLSAEKINAGKYKVCLEYHLGNCKGPCEGYQSITEYDRQIDDIREIVKGNFKSSITYFKSQMKALAEEMKFEEAQEIKDKIDVLENYQVKTTIVNPKISNVDVFSIISDNAFAYVNFLQLAHGSIIRSHTMEIKKKLEEKDEDLLELAIVEIRDRFKSDSKELYVPFNIAVSPGLKVTVPKLGDKKRILDLSERNAKFFRQERFNQIKIIDPDRHTNRIMAQMKKDIRLSAEPRHIECFDNSNIQGSNPVAACVVFRDGKPSKKEYRHYNIKTVTGPDDFASMEEVVYRRYKRLQEEMQPLPQLIVIDGGKGQLSSALKSLDLLGLRGKIAIIGIAKRLEEIYFPEDPIPLYLDKKSESLKIIQYLRNEAHRFGITFHRNKRSKGAINSELEGIDGVGEKTAQQLLKKFKSVKRIKEASIESLSEEVGASKAKKIYESFRKE; this is translated from the coding sequence ATGACAGAAATTCCCATAAACATACAGCTAAGTGCATTACCTACCGGTCCGGGAGTATATCAGTTTTACGACAGTAATGACGGTATATTATATGTGGGTAAGGCAAAGAATTTAAAGAAACGAGTTTCATCCTATTTCAACAAGAATCATGAATATGGTAAAACTCGTGTTTTAGTCAAAAAGATTCGGTCTATTAAGCATATTGTAGTGCCAACGGAGTCAGATGCCCTTTTGTTGGAAAATAATTTAATTAAAGAATTAAGACCTAGGTATAATGTATTATTAAAGGATGATAAGTCATACCCTTGGCTTTGTCTTAAAAATGAACGATTTCCAAGATTTTTCCCGACCAGAAGGGTGATAAAAGATGGCTCTGAATATTTTGGTCCGTATACTAGTATGAAAACAGTGCGTGTGCTTTTAGATTTGATTAAAAGTGTGTATCCATTAAGAACATGCAATTATGATTTATCTGCCGAGAAAATTAATGCAGGTAAATATAAGGTGTGTTTAGAATATCATTTAGGCAATTGCAAAGGACCGTGTGAAGGATATCAATCTATAACAGAATATGATCGGCAAATAGATGATATACGCGAAATTGTAAAAGGAAATTTTAAATCATCGATCACTTATTTTAAAAGCCAGATGAAAGCTCTGGCAGAAGAAATGAAGTTTGAAGAAGCTCAAGAGATAAAAGATAAGATAGATGTTTTAGAAAATTATCAGGTTAAAACGACAATAGTAAACCCTAAGATCAGTAATGTAGATGTATTCAGTATAATATCAGACAATGCTTTTGCGTATGTTAATTTTCTTCAGTTGGCGCATGGGTCAATAATAAGGTCCCATACTATGGAAATTAAGAAGAAACTTGAAGAGAAAGATGAAGATTTGCTAGAATTGGCTATTGTTGAAATTAGAGATCGATTTAAATCTGATTCAAAAGAACTTTACGTACCTTTTAATATAGCTGTATCGCCAGGGTTAAAAGTAACTGTTCCGAAATTGGGAGATAAAAAGCGAATTCTAGATTTGTCTGAACGTAATGCCAAATTCTTTAGGCAAGAACGTTTTAACCAAATTAAAATAATTGATCCTGATCGTCATACTAATAGAATAATGGCGCAGATGAAAAAAGATATAAGGTTATCTGCAGAGCCTAGGCATATTGAGTGTTTTGATAACAGTAATATTCAAGGTAGCAACCCTGTGGCGGCATGTGTTGTTTTTAGAGATGGAAAGCCGTCAAAAAAAGAGTACAGACATTATAACATAAAGACAGTAACTGGTCCTGATGATTTTGCATCTATGGAAGAAGTGGTGTACCGTAGGTATAAAAGATTGCAAGAAGAAATGCAGCCATTGCCTCAGTTAATTGTTATTGATGGTGGAAAGGGTCAATTATCATCAGCTTTAAAAAGTTTAGATCTTTTAGGGTTGCGTGGTAAAATTGCTATTATTGGTATTGCAAAACGATTAGAGGAGATTTACTTTCCAGAAGACCCTATACCTTTGTATTTGGATAAGAAGTCTGAGAGTCTTAAAATAATTCAATATTTACGAAATGAAGCCCACAGATTCGGGATAACGTTTCATAGAAATAAAAGAAGTAAAGGAGCTATTAATTCTGAATTAGAAGGTATAGATGGTGTCGGTGAAAAGACAGCACAGCAATTGTTGAAGAAATTCAAATCGGTAAAACGCATCAAAGAAGCTTCTATAGAAAGTCTAAGTGAAGAGGTAGGGGCATCAAAAGCAAAAAAGATATATGAATCTTTTCGTAAAGAATAA